The Setaria viridis chromosome 9, Setaria_viridis_v4.0, whole genome shotgun sequence sequence TTGCCACAGGGAAGAACAGCTAACTGACACCGACATGCGGCCCCTGTctaagggtctgtttgtttCCCTCCTAGATTATATAAACTGGATTATGATCATAGGGTAGCAGGGTAAAAGATCATCATGGGATCATTAGGGGACCacaaataatctaaaataagcTAGTTTTGGTTAGCttatttcaaattatatgtGGTCCCAAAATGATATTTTACTATAGTACCATACCTCATGATCCAACTTATATAATGTAGGACAAGTTACTGCATGCTGGCAAGGATGTCAGCGTCGGTTCCTACGTGTCCCAGTCAGTCACATAGCCAAGCTACTCACCGCAGCCTGCAGGGATGGTGACGCCGCACTGCTTGGTGACATAGAAGACTTTCTCCAGGCTTAAATTCTCCCTGGCGTCTGGAGAGCCCAGGTAATCGCAGATGCAGGACGAATGGGCATCTGCAGCCTGCACGGTTTTGCAGCAGTCCGAAGACGGCTTCTGCTTGGGCCCCTCCTTCTTGACGTACTGCTTGCAGGTGCGCCACAGCGCGTCGATGTCATTCTGGCAGTTTGGGACGTCAAAATGAGGAGATGGTTGGCCTGAAACTGCTGCTgcagcggcgaggaggacgaggagtgTCGCAGCCAGGAGGGCAGCAGTCTTTAGCTGGGTCATCTTTTGGCGTGCTCTTGGGTGGACTGGGACTTTACCGGTTGATTGTGTTTTTGTTGTTGCCCTGTAATGATGTGTGTTTGAGACCTGGATGGCAGTTGGTACTTATAGCATCTGCTGCTGGGAGGGTTCGCTCTCATGGTTGGTCGATCGGGATTCGGGGGAACCGCTGCAATGCGATTCTTGTGAGCTGTTTTTGAGCTGCGTGTTTTGCATAAGCTGGTGTTCATGCACACGCCATAGGTGTGACCTTCAATTCATGGGCGTTGAGCACCATCTAGTTGCTCAGGTTCGTTTCCTGAGAGCATGCGCCTTGGAGTGTCCCTCGTCCGTGCTCTGCCTCCTAATACTACTACACAAACGATTTGCAGGGCGTCCTGTTTATTTTAAGGCATCGCACCTACAAAATGGGGTAGTTATTGTACCATCCGGCCCACCTCTGGAGAACCATTTGCAAGGGTAACCCGCCCGTAGAAAGATCATTTCCGGGGACGGGTGATGGTGTCACCTGTCTATGATCTTTCCAGAACCGTTTGCAGGGGCGGGCCACCCCGGCTACGGGGAAGACCCGCCTCTGGAAATGGGTGACAAAAAAGTCAGTtggggcttcttcctcctcctaacAGCATATTCATTGCTCGAGGGATGTGCTGCCCGAAAATCGAAAAAAGTGAAAAAAGGTGGGGAAGGTTTTCAACTTGGtttccttggagttggagcttaTAGGAGGTAAGTTGATGCTAATTCCTTATCCTTTTGAAGCTTATTGTCTTTTCTTATCTTGTTTTGCTATTTAGAGAGATGGATAGGATATGGATATACCAAGCATGAAGAACGGATGCCTATTTCCATGGAGAACTTAAACAAATTTATTAAAGCTGCGGAGAATAATGCAATGGTTGACAAGACAAAGACGGTGGCTTGTCCATGCAAAACCTGCAAGAACATGAGAGTATTCAGCGAGACAACTACAATAAGATTGCATGTGATGGTTCGAGGTTTCATTGAAGACTACATGATCTGGACATATCAAGGTGAGAAAGCACCAATCAGGATCCGCTCGACGAAATTATGGAAGATGTCGAGTTTGATAGAATGTTTGATACTTACAATTCTTTTGATGAGGGTGGCGGCTCCGATGATGATGGTGGTTGTGTGGCTCCGATGGTGGTGGCTTCAatggtgatgatggtgttgacgagggtggcgatggtggtggtgatgacaATGGCGGTTATGATAGTAGTGGCGATGACGAACTTGATGATAGTGATTTCCCGAGCCAATTGTTGCGTCACACCAAAGCGGAACTATTAGTTGGTAGTGCAAAGGGGTTAGCAAATTTCAGGATGGTGAAGAAATCAGCGAAGGAGAATGTGTACGAGCGTTCATAGGAATGTCCAAAACACTGCACCGTGCTTCGTTTCATACTTGAGCTGTTGATTTTAAAGGCTAAGCACGGCTGGTCCGACGGTAGTTTCAATAATCTACAGTGTATCTTGGCTTGGTTGCTTCCAAAGCCAAATAGAGTGCCCGAAGAAGCTTGTTAGTCCGTTCATGATGGGTGTGGAAAGAATTCATACATGTCCAAATCATTATATCTTGTACCACGGGGATACTTTCAAAGACTTGGACAAATGTCCTGTATGTTCTGCAAGTCGGTACAAAAACAATTTCAGTTATTGTGATGACAACAGGCAAGGTCCAACCAATGGGaataaaaggaagaggaagggtgcTTTTTCGAAATGGATTTCGAAAAAGAACTACTAATCCTTAACTTTTTGAGGAATCCTTCATCAGTGGTTGTGAATGACTGACTTTTTCAATCCTTTCGACCTTGGTTCCGTAGGAGCAAGTCAGAAAGGTTGAGAAATAGAACCATCTGAAGTTCCGAATTAGTAGATGCTGCCAAAGGGAGTGGGGGTGCCATACGCAAAAAGGAAGCGACtcatagaatggcagaggcaAATGGAATGATTACGAATCTTGATTCTTCAACGAATGTATTCTGTTTCTTTCATGACGAATTATCTACTATTTGATTTTCTATTTATTAGATATTATTTTATGCTAACCAATTTCATTCCTTAAAGGGAAAGGCCCATTGTAGCACGTGTGTCGCCCAGGGCTTTGTTTATATAAGTTTTTTTAATACTGCCATGTTGGGGTTGGTTCAGCATGTTCTATTCGATACTGGTAGGAGAAGAACCCAACTCGGTATTCTTAAAAAAAGAGGAGGGCAAGCAGAACCAAGTCAAGATGATATGGGTCGCCCCTTCTTCTTGTGCCAAAGATCTTACCATTCTTTCTCTTTTCAGTTTTTCTGGTGGACCAATGATAGTAGCATATTGGGGAGCACTACGATAGAGGTGGGGATCCAATTTTATTGTGGGTTTGATAAGAACCTTTTTTAAGGAATAGTGTTGCCACTGCTGAGCCAGAAGACATTACTTTAGGCATTTCTAAGAAGCAGAGTAGAATTCCTGCCTTGGTCGTGTGGTACCTCCCTGTTGCCGATCGCCTTAGGCGTTTCTTCTCAAACCCAAAGGATGTTGAACTGATGCGATGGCGGGATTCAGATAAGCGCATAAAGGGTGGCGGAAATCCATCCAATGCTCGCCAGTGGAAGAAGTTTGATGAGCGGTATCCACAATTTGGAAAAGATCAAAGAAATATTAGAATTGCGCTAAGTATGGATGGAATGAATTTGTTCGATGAAAGGAGCAGCACTCATAGCACATGGCCAGTGATCTTGATGATGTACAACCTGCCAACATGGTTGTACCAAAAGAGAAAATATCTTTTGCTATCCATTCTTATACAAGGACCAAAGCATCCTGGCATCGATATAGATGTTTTTCTTAAGTCTTTGATGCAAGAGATGGAAACTTTATGAAAGAATGGTATCGACATCATTGATGGTTTTACATGATGGGAATTTAATGTAAGAGCAATGATCTTCATCACCATTAATCATTACCAAGCGTTATTTATCTTGTCAGGAAAGGTGAAAGGTAAGACAGGATGCACAATGAGCATTTGTGACACCGTATGGTTTTTCTTAGAATGTTCTAGAAAGGGTAGTTTACCTTGGGTACAGACATTTCTTGGTGGAAGGACACAGGTACCAAAGCAAGaagttctataatttttttggcAGCAAGCCCGATCTAGAATCTGCTCAAAAAAATGAGATGGGCACTATGTTTTCAACATGGTTAGGACCATCCATGTTCCTTATGAGAAGATGACAAAAGACgggaagaagagaaatagaGACAAGCCGCCTATCGATGGCGTGCCATTCAAGAAGCCATCGATCTTCTACAAGTACTTGCCATATTGGCTAGACCTTGAGGTCCGCCATGCCATCGATGGTATACACCTAAAGAATAATGTGTTTGGTAACACAATTGGTCTCTTCCTGGAGATATCAGCCTAGACAAAGGATACCCTGAAGTCACgattgtcggccatacatctatggacccaccagaaggtttggacaatcctacaATACGGGGATGTACAtcaagacgtgtcagacatggagactatgatgcaggacggcgtgatctacatggaggacaagaactagtcgagaattaggaaactactcgtagcaattagagtaggactctctagtcgaatctgactagtactcttataaagcaaccgacctgtaaccctggccccggcaatataaggcgaggtagggaccccctccaaacaagttcaatcaatacaatccaaccaacacacaggacgtagggtattacacgacatAAGTGactcgaacctatctaaatcgtgtgttcgagttcaccatcgagttcctgatctcagcgagccccacgcataaaacactacctcaggtaccccctcagtaggttgccgggtctaaacaccgataacTGACGCACCAGGTAGAGGCTCTCGCCAAAGATCCattggcgaactcgatggctcaagtcatcatcaaacccACCATCGTGTTCGAAGCGGGCGTGGCATCCAGATcaaggaagtactagaaccATGTTAGTTGCTagcaaattgaacaaacgctCAACGACGTTATTGTGCTGTCCTAGGCTAGTACGTGCTAGAGATGCGTGCCTGGACACAAACAAAGCCACTGAGCTACAGCAAAGAAGGATCACAGGGAGAGgaataacaacaaaagaaaaacccttctattcttcttctctttcttttcttcttttctttctgtccttcttttctttctttattttctttctttctttctttcttttttgtttttttctttcaagtTGCACAAAGGtgaaattttgcaacaagagataacaagctacttacaacaattaaatatttcctttggaagggtgattcagtagcaaagtcaaacaagtggctATTTTGCAAAACCAGCAGATGTGCAAAACCATCGTGTTCGAAGCGAGCGTGACGTCCAGATCGCATTCGAACACACCCTGTCCAAATCACAATTCATCTCGAATTCAATTGAGGACTCCGACTACTACTCAGATCCAGATGAGGAGAATCCATTATCAGGTCCATAGCAGGgactggtaatcacatctactccacaaggcagattcgtctactgtcCCAACATGAtgtggtagaaccacccaaaataacccggctaaagtgtaatCAACTTTGCCTCAAATGTGAGcatacactttaatcaagttaaaatggtactctgtcgggtttcacccgctaaaccacttgtctcggatcgaaacaaagcatactcacatgaaggcgagtccagagattacaacaatctagataGATTAATACAGGTCCCAACTTCAATTATTACATCACAGGAGTTCAAAATGCATTTAAGTAAAGTTTTCAgagttcaagcagcggaaaaatATAGCGGAAGTCTAGCGTCGATACagcaataccatggtgaagcctgccatgatctCAATTACCGtgatcctcgccgaccgaggatgggtcccactcaacagctcaacccggagggagttgggacgACCGAGTTACACTGGCAACCAAGTCAACAACAAAACCtgaaaaacatagccacaagtaaggctaagtatactaatactcaacaaggcttacccgtcaggtggtaactactccaccgactcctaaacatgcaaggctttttgactgaggggtttgttttgccaaaagcttctaaagtaggtccttactttcaagttttagcaccaagttctagttgattaaccattctaggtaagcacctattctaaacaaacatggtgaaCAAGAAATTTAGACAAGCATTAATATTATTCATCAtacttgttcctcttcttactcagtgcagcatagtgatcaagcagtctcaaactggcagatgattcgaattaAGTTTCTttaccttgcaaggtgaacatAAACCCACAATATATGCTACTGCCACgccgggttcacatatatcagcaGTCCCAATCAATTCGCGACATTTGTCCatagcccacttcccttggatacatgCTCCACCGGTCCCGGAACGTCACTATACCATGGctacacttgtacccacatgaggcctCATGGGAACtcggttccagagagagcggggtaaaggtccacgccggttcaatcaggtactaggcttccccatcctatactaggtatgagcttagtagtttcaaacacttgaccacgaacaccgtcacggttcgaccttagcacatttGTCACTAGACAGATAGGGCgatccaccaattcagaaccaaTTTCCCAGCCCCGCTCGTCATCCTTACGATTTCATcataagtaaataggcaactcctataactcgcaagtgactggaaatcacttgacttttaccgagtccctatttagcattgcaactactcgtcttaacatactagtattaagcacataggtacctaagaccatgcaactaaggtttcaagaaactcctataaacttaatgcacaaacataactagcataagtagtgcataattttagaaaccagggttatgctccaaggcttgccttcttgccctaactcAGCCTTGGACTATTCCGAACTTTGGTTCGGGCCTTGGGTTGCCTCGATCACGTTCAGCTCAGCAAGAGGGTGTCCTTCTTCGCGTTCTGGGCTGAACTTGTACATTACGTCAAGGAGGTTCGCTTCTaaacgagatgcatatgcataatattTCATTTATAAATGTTCACGTTGTAGATTGCATTTTGTAAACATTGTAAAAGCTCACGGTGCACTTTGAACACATTCACCCAGACAAGtttaacatttcttttcttcacacaACAAgtttggttggaaagaaaacatgacttttatttgatggtgattgtgtacacatataaggttttgaTAACTTAGAATTCATCAAAGAAAGGTGGTGGTCATTTTTGTGTTGTTCATCATTCATTTGGAAACTTATGTTGTTTCTCAATTTTAAACAACATAACTAAGCATTTAAGCATTTTAAATCTAAAATAACATGAACATCACCTAGATCAATAGCACAAGTTTCAAATCGTGAACATGCATGCCACAAGtgaactaacaaaagtggtttcataatttttagagcACTATATGATTGGCTATGCATTTATtggcttttatacaaaataaaatctagtgcTATAAACAGATCAGCAACATGCATATGAGTATTTTTAAATGAAACTAGACATCACCATGAATCtagcaaaacaagtttcatatttttttccatttttttacatttttctatgcttttcaaagtttcagcctttttcaatctaggaaataaagaaaaccgagACCAACTTCCAAAACAGCCCCAGATCTAAAGTTTCTTCGCACATAAGTCCCTAAAATCTTCCCCATACCCCCCTTtacttctccttcttctccaacaGAACACCCATGCACACACGTTCAGAATAGAAACGGCAGGCGCACGGCAGTTCCTAGCCGGCCATGGTCCAGGGCCtatggcggcgggggagggcaGCGCAGATGGGGGAAGCGGCTGGAGCAGCACCCTGGAGTTGAGGGGGTGCTCACCAGCAGGGCAGCAATGAGGAGAAAGGGGCGCGGTGAGGAGAAAGGGGCAACGCAGAAGCTTTCTTGGGCAAAAGTTGGTGCTGAAGGGGGTTCCGGTGGGGAGGACCGTCCAATGAGGGAGGATGGCCGGGAGGTGGCAAAACAGATGCGTGGTGCTTGAGGAAGGTGTGGCTGCGAGGAATTGAGCCAAGGCTCGCCCATGGCGACGGATTTCACCGACGAAGGATAGGATTTTGAAGCTCGGTACTGGCAGCAATggtgggaggaggaaggggcaaGGTCTTGGGAGGGCCGGAACTTGGCTTAAATAGGCGAGGGAGGAGCGTGGTGCCGACCACGGTGACCAACCGGTGTCGGGCAGCCTGGAGCACCACCGGTGCTGGCCAACGACGTAGCACCGCTGCTTCTGCTAGTGAACGGGAGACGTGTACAAAGGTGGAAGAAAGAAGCTGACGCGTGGGCCCAACAGGATTTAAAAAGTGTTCAACTTTCCCCTCAAACGGCccagctacaagcatcaattttttttccaaaaatactcattggaaagataaaaatgcaaagaaCACAAATCCACAAGAATCACTGTAAGAGCTGCTATGGTTATCACGCAATTGACTAAACAAAACAACCAAAAATTGAACTTTAAGTGAATTTTTGGCACAAGCAAacatttctaaaaaaatttagtaaaaatattgtaaagtCACTAAATTGTATCTAgtgtttaaataaaataataggaggCATAGTTGTAAAGTAAAAATTGGGGTTTCTTcacaattttgaatttttaacaataaacaacaattatgtgaatttaaCAATGCATAACTTCTACTAAATTTTTGAACATCTTCtcctcaaaatcagaagaattGCTAATTGTGAAAGTTGCTTCATTTGAAAAGATCTACCagttttatattggccaaaatttgggttctgatataaaatttgtttttacttGCTTTCCAAGTGCTTTAGTAAAAGGTGTTTAACACTTAACCATTTTGATTTTGCTTTGATTTAAACTCATTTTTTCTTGATGTGGCTCctaattactagggatgtcacacGTGAAGCCACCGGCTCTTGCCCAGGatgatgagtcacgccttgtcgcctacctcgacactctcccgtaccaggagggaacccCTCTATCGCCTATCTACAAAGAAGACGGTTCCACAGAAGTCATCACGTCAAGTTTGGGTAACTCTCCAGAGCGAGAACTCCTTGCCATCATCACTGCACAAGATGGTGAAGGTGAAGAACCACCAGAAAGACATCCATGACACGAGCATCATCCAGACGACGTGCTGTAGGATGAGCTCACTGCCGACGTTGTAGGGGAAGAAAATGAAACTCAAAGGAATCAATGGCGAGGAAGAAACGCGGCATGAGCAGATCGTCGCCACCACCTTGCATCTGACCTACCCATTTTAAACTTGGATCATgcatttgaagcagttcaatcgtgTCAACACCATACCTCTCTcaccaccattgcttccattgaCTTGGTTACCCGAGCAatgccacaagacaagtacaccaggcaactcgCTCAGCTAGCGAAGCGTGCGTACGAGAAACTCGATCAACGAAGCCCAATACACTCGGTTTGACAAACCTCATCCCATCATGGCAATAGGGCTAGACCAATTTGAAATGAGGATGCCAGACCAAGTCGAAATGAAGTACCCAGAATTGAGAACCCCAGGCCAAGTCAGCATAGGGCAGAAAGTAGTCGTGtggaaccctcgggaggccgcgGCCATCATGGGCCCCATCCGGAGCCTGAACCCCCAGAACACCGCCACGCCCGTACAATCATTAAAGGGTGCCACCGTGAGCATGAACAAGAAGTCGAGTATTTGGGAGAAGATTCTGATGGGTTCCCTGCCTTCTCAAGACAAGTACGCAAGACGGTTCTATCCGACAATTTCAAACCTCTGGGTATCACCatgtacgatggcaagcaggacacAGTCCAATGGCTAAGATGCTACTCGCTATCAGTTCAGGCAGTgggaggaaacgatgacaccaaagttatataattccccatctgcatggaggcagggccactcacatggctcgagtccctAAAAGGGAACTCCATTGACACATGGAATCAACTAAAGAAGacattcacaaacaacttcacaggggcaatgcagcgccccggtaacaggatcgacttgtctcaagtcaaacatCAACAAGGTGAGACCTGCGTAGTTATCTACGCCATtttttcgacaagaaggccactatcataGATATCACGAAACGGgacgccatagattgcttccagaacggtctctacaACAACCgaatgttccaagattttggcaggagGCACTCggaagatatcaaatctctcaaaatcatgatacaagcctaagcggatgaagaagataaacaGATTGAACGGTGttggtgttttaacccggcaacctaccaagggagtacccgaggtagagttttggttggtgggtgtcgccaaaatcaggagctcgatggtgtacgtaggcctgtgatttagacaggttcaggccgctagatcacgtaataccctacgtcatgcgtgttatttgcttgtattggattgaacttgttttgaggggatccctgcccgcccttatatgttGGGGGAGCAGAgttacagggtagttgttttacaagagtactagtcggatatgactacagagttctactctaactcggaAGACTAGTTTCCTTATCTATGACTAGTCTCCTGGTagtccatgtagaccacgcccccctgtatcgtagtctccatgtcctgGTGTGTCTCGATGTACTTCTCCTCGTATGGATCAGTACAAACCTTatggtgggcccatggatgtatGCCTGATAAGCCcttgagtactttgtagtcaaatttAATAGCCTCGGGTACTTTTGCAGACATTGCTCGACTAGTTTCtggtgctcttcaagtactttgGTCGTGACCAGGTCTTCAAGTACTTGAGTGCTGtcatgcggctggaaggtactctagcCTCATCTGACATTGTTTCTGAGAAGTCTGTCTTTAAacctttatatggaagtgcgatgaaaatcgcactccatatagagtagccccgagccttaggttgaatcgaagaatcaggctgagggtcaatctacATTTGTTTCATCTTTGTCTTGATCTTTGAAAAAAGAATTTTTTATCCATCGGGCACAGTATACGCAGCCCCTGAGCCGTTACCTGACTAGTTCCGGGAGGTATGAGGGTCTTTTAATCTGTTACCGTGACCTTTCAGCTTCTGCCGGTTTGgaaaaacatatcttgtgtggaTAAGGCCGTAGTTGC is a genomic window containing:
- the LOC117839551 gene encoding uncharacterized protein, which translates into the protein MTQLKTAALLAATLLVLLAAAAAVSGQPSPHFDVPNCQNDIDALWRTCKQYVKKEGPKQKPSSDCCKTVQAADAHSSCICDYLGSPDARENLSLEKVFYVTKQCGVTIPAGCGSKRF